Proteins from one Epinephelus moara isolate mb chromosome 1, YSFRI_EMoa_1.0, whole genome shotgun sequence genomic window:
- the pnoca gene encoding prepronociceptin: protein MKTLVALLLLCLCDPGQSDCQADCLSCSNILPKQLSFNTMVCLTECEANISPAFSWDFCCKVLSSPISFLTGTLRKRSQEEVEALFPEEEAQVEGGLLLPFALQRYDHLTRALGVDQRDLGGKANQLNTAYNSQNALSLEDEYEEEAGQDEGAADAAARGQSDAGLSVSKRFGGFVKGRHGYRKLMSPGRSYQKRYGGFIGIRKSARKWNSQKRFSEFLKQYLGMSAKATEFNSVSEDLTQQNEV from the exons ATGAAGACTTTGgtggctctgctgctgctctgtctgtgtgatCCTGGACAGAGTGACTGTCAGGCAGACTGCCTGTCCTGCAGCAACATCCTGCCCAAACAGCTCAGTTTCAACACTATG GTGTGTCTCACTGAGTGTGAAGCCAACATCTCCCCAGCCTTCTCCTGGGACTTCTGTTGTAAGGTGCTGTCCTCGCCAATTTCCTTCCTTACCGGTACTCTGCGGAAAAGATctcaggaggaggtggaggccCTGTTTCCTGAAGAGGAAGCGCAGGTAGAGGGAGGTCTGTTGCTGCCCTTTGCATTGCAAAGGTACGATCACTTGACCCGGGCACTTGGGGTGGATCAAAGGGATCTAGGTGGCAAAGCCAACCAGCTGAACACTGCCTACAATTCCCAGAATGCCCTGTCTCTTGAGGATGAGTATGAGGAGGAGGCAGGGCAGGACGAAGGGGCTGCTGACGCAGCAGCAAGAGGACAGAGCGACGCAGGGCTGAGTGTCTCCAAAAGGTTCGGCGGCTTCGTCAAAGGGAGGCACGGCTACAGGAAGCTGATGTCTCCAGGAAGATCGTACCAGAAGAGGTATGGTGGCTTTATCGGAATTCGGAAGTCAGCCCGCAAGTGGAACAGCCAAAAACGTTTCAGCGAGTTCCTGAAGCAGTACCTGGGGATGAGTGCTAAGGCCACTGAGTTCAACAGCGTGTCAGAAGACCTCACCCAACAGAATGAAGTCTAA
- the LOC126393013 gene encoding uncharacterized protein LOC126393013, with amino-acid sequence MRDLCIVKKNDSRAALKTKVETLHGALGRLRGKNITDACDADLKYEIFKVNLKLTEANDKLKKTADNLGAANQIIRDLKHQLQAYNLKQVRTAKANEDLRRQVEKAHEQLKEPVSQVNTEAPEDKECIPSTAEPHAPAAVSTVSVESLCGNTTPSNEREYPQEVDLHIPEPSIRRRRRNWFVRAFKGKRADKKLSQVNTKAPDDKECVPSTAEPDTLAAVSAVTVESLCGDMTPSDALEHPQQKDLHVPEPSARRTRRRNWFVRMFVCGRAEE; translated from the coding sequence ATGCGAGACTTGtgcattgtaaaaaaaaacgaTTCACGTGCCGCACTGAAAACGAAGGTCGAGACCCTCCATGGGGCCCTCGGTCGGCTCCGGGGTAAAAACATCACAGACGCCTGCGACGCAGATCTAAAATACGAGATTTTTAAAGTGAACTTGAAGCTGACTGAGGCTAACGACAAACTGAAAAAGACTGCTGACAACCTTGGTGCCGCAAATCAGATAATTCGGGACCTTAAGCACCAGCTTCAGGCATATAATCTGAAGCAGGTCCGGACTGCAAAGGCAAACGAGGACCTCCGTCGTCAGGTGGAGAAGGCTCATGAACAGCTCAAAGAGCCTGTAAGTCAGGTAAACACCGAAGCTCCTGAAGATAAGGAGTGCATACCCTCCACCGCAGAGCCTCACGCACCTGCTGCAGTGAGTACAGTGAGTGTGGAGAGCCTGTGTGGGAATACAACTCCCTCAAATGAGCGAGAATATCCACAGGAGGTGGACCTCCACATTCCTGAACCGAgtatcaggaggaggaggaggaactggTTCGTCAGGGCGTTTAAAGGCAAACGTGCAGATAAAAAGTTAAGTCAGGTAAACACCAAAGCTCCTGATGATAAGGAGTGTGTACCCTCCACTGCAGAGCCTGACACACTTGCTGCAGTGAGTGCAGTGACTGTGGAGAGCCTGTGTGGAGATATGACTCCTTCAGATGCGCTAGAACATCCACAGCAGAAGGACCTCCACGTTCCTGAACCGAGCGccaggaggacgaggaggaggaactGGTTTGTCAGGATGTTTGTATGCGGACGTGCAGAGGAGTAG